One window from the genome of Macrobrachium rosenbergii isolate ZJJX-2024 chromosome 2, ASM4041242v1, whole genome shotgun sequence encodes:
- the abo gene encoding LOW QUALITY PROTEIN: DET1 homolog (The sequence of the model RefSeq protein was modified relative to this genomic sequence to represent the inferred CDS: deleted 1 base in 1 codon) — MVLSSELDEEGASADTTQRGIKVHSIPPQNLVVRLSHREIHRYPRRHQHSNRYFYQNITPNFTVTNIQKPPCFLRKFSPDGRFLIAFSADQMSIEIFRYMGPSAAADLLHWCEGTNVLKDNDAKSHEIRKNIFDRFFKLKHTVNVATNGEQLNRECSLFTDDGRYVIVGSASPEDNNIIDHFDLYRNNESVTPNPRSPLEDYTLHIIDMEMGQLCDYRTFKHDKIFLSHNQGLYLYGQTLSVLSVQHQTIHIFQITPNGTFLDVRTIGRICYEDDDYILATVCPDRMERNYQHNRESVINCLKHRLLVFLYRRAEALSKKEGNPRALREYFHYFDHLLLLRMWKMQLLDDAHLVIKYASEEVVTLRTAEPNGQPSFFVVYNMITTEIIAVYENTSSELLDLFEKMADFFRNARLSCESQFTCSPSNNTWARLNHKRFKKTIISARGGGVTEATKRLLSQLPISAQSFSASPYLDLTLFSYDDKWVSVMERPKSCADHPIRFFGRDSGLIKFSIHAGRASLTNSLAAASRPTLRASYIYIFIINPFTISVQRANADYVVNFHLRHQPG; from the exons ATGGTTTTATCGAGTGAACTTGATGAAG aagggGCTAGTGCTGATACAACCCAGCGTGGTATCAAAGTTCACAGTATTCCTCCTCAAAACCTTGTTGTTCGTCTTAGTCATCGTGAGATACATAGATATCCACGTCGACACCAGCATAGTAAtcgttatttttatcaaaacatcacTCCAAATTTCACCGTAACAAATATCCAGAAGCCACCatgttttttaagaaaatttagcCCAGATGGGAG ATTCCTTATTGCCTTTTCTGCAGATCAAATGAGTATTGAAATATTCAGATACATGGGACCCTCAGCAGCGGCTGATCTTCTGCACTGGTGCGAG GGAACAAATGTTCTGAAAGACAATGATGCCAAGAGTCATGAGATTCGTAAGAATATCTTTGACCGATTCTTCAAACTTAAGCACACTGTGAATGTAGCAACTAATGGAGAGCAGTTGAATCGAGAGTGTAGCCTGTTCACAGATGATGGAAG GTATGTTATCGTTGGATCTGCATCACCAGAAGATAACAACATCATAGATCACTTTGACCTCTACAGAAATAATGAATCGGTAACACCAAACCCCCGTTCTCCATTAGAGGATTACACGCTTCATATCATTGACATGGAAATGGGCCAGTTGTGTGACTACAGAACATTCAAGCATGACAAGATTTTTCTTTCTCACAATCAGGGACTTTACCTCTATGGGCAAACATTATCAGTTCTCTCTGTGCAACATCAAACAATCCATATATTTCAG ATTACCCCCAATGGGACATTTTTAGATGTTCGTACCATTGGAAGGATTTGTTATGAAGATGACGACTATATATTGGCCACTGTTTGCCCAGATAGAATGGAACGTAATTACCAGCATAATCGAGAGAGTGTTATAAACTGCTTAAAGCATAG gttgTTAGTGTTTTTATATCGCCGTGCAGAGGCCTTAAGCAAAAAAGAAGGCAACCCACGAGCATTAAGAGAATACTTCCATTACTTCGACCATCTTCTTTTATTGAGAATGTGGAAGATGCAGCTCCTTGATGATGCTCACTTAGTTATTAAG TATGCTTCTGAAGAAGTGGTAACTTTACGAACTGCAGAACCAAATGGCCAGCCGTCATTCTTTGTAGTCTACAACATGATTACAACGGAGATTATTGCTGTATATGAAAACACGTCCTCAGAGCTCTTGGATTTATTTGAAAAGATGGCAGACTTCTTCCGTAATGCAAGACTCAGCTGTGAGTCCCAGTTTACTTGCTCCCCATCCAACAATACATGGGCCAG actTAACCACAAAAGATTCAAGAAGACCATAATTAGTGCTAGAGGTGGTGGAGTTACTGAGGCCACAAAAAGGCTTTTAAGCCAATTGCCAATTTCAGCGCAGTCGTTCTCTGCATCTCCATACCTTGACTTGACACTTTTCTCATATGACGATAAATGGGTCTCTGTGATGGAACGGCCAAAGAGTTGTGCAGACCATCCAATAAG gttctttggcCGTGATTCTGGTCTTATCAAGTTTAGCATTCATGCCGGACGTGCGAGCCTCACAAATTCCTTAGCAGCTGCGTCT CGTCCCACTCTGAGAGCTAgttacatttacattttcatcataaacCCATTTACTATCTCAGTACAGCGTGCTAATGCAGATTATGTTGTTAATTTCCACCTAAGGCATCAGCCAGGTTaa